A window of Halomonas sp. H10-9-1 contains these coding sequences:
- a CDS encoding site-specific integrase, with protein sequence MTALRQTMIEAMRQHGFSQRTHTTYLTVITDLARYFHRPPDTLSSDDLQRFFNHLVQERGLSAASCRVYLHGVRFLYLQVLHWPSVEVSPVVPKTPQRIPELLTRDDRENA encoded by the coding sequence ATGACTGCCTTGCGACAGACGATGATCGAGGCCATGCGGCAGCATGGCTTCTCGCAACGCACCCACACTACCTACCTGACGGTGATCACGGACCTGGCGCGCTATTTCCACCGCCCGCCGGACACCTTGAGCAGCGACGACCTGCAACGTTTCTTCAATCATCTCGTCCAGGAGCGCGGCTTGTCCGCCGCCAGCTGCCGCGTCTACTTGCACGGCGTGCGGTTCCTCTACTTGCAGGTGTTGCACTGGCCTTCGGTTGAGGTATCGCCGGTGGTGCCGAAGACACCACAGCGAATTCCAGAACTGCTGACTCGCGACGACAGGGAAAACGCATGA
- a CDS encoding ISAs1 family transposase, whose translation MLTPSLMHHLSIVPDFRQAWKVQHQLSDILFLTVCAVICGAEGWDEIEDFGHAKLDFLRQYGDFEAGVPSHDTLARVMALVNAEQLQTAFAEWMKACHDVTDGAVVAIDGKTLRGSYCRGKGKGAIHMVSAFSAANGVVLGQVKTAEKSNEITAIPELLKLLNLQGCLVTIDAMGCQKKIATQILQKGADYLLSVKENQPALADAFEAAFPMTKVVNFDGDAYVTDEKNRGRQETRYHIVSEITEDFQELSYEWPGLKTVGVVMSFRQEGDEAPEAPMIRYYISSAELSAKKLAEAARQHWFVENKLHWSLDVALREDACKIHRGQAAENLARVRHIALNYLKGEKSFKGGIRRKQKKAALDETYLADILAV comes from the coding sequence ATGCTGACTCCGTCGCTTATGCACCATTTATCGATCGTTCCCGACTTCCGCCAGGCCTGGAAAGTGCAGCATCAGCTTTCCGACATCCTGTTCCTGACCGTCTGTGCAGTGATCTGTGGAGCTGAAGGATGGGACGAGATTGAGGATTTTGGCCACGCAAAGCTAGATTTTCTTCGCCAGTACGGCGATTTTGAGGCTGGCGTACCGAGCCATGACACCTTGGCCAGGGTAATGGCGTTGGTGAATGCCGAGCAGCTCCAAACCGCCTTTGCCGAGTGGATGAAGGCCTGCCATGACGTGACTGATGGGGCGGTGGTGGCCATTGATGGCAAGACGCTGCGCGGCTCGTACTGCCGCGGCAAGGGCAAAGGGGCGATACACATGGTCAGTGCCTTCAGCGCGGCGAATGGCGTGGTGCTGGGGCAGGTCAAGACAGCGGAGAAGTCCAACGAGATAACTGCCATTCCTGAGCTACTCAAGCTGCTGAATCTGCAAGGTTGTCTGGTAACAATCGATGCCATGGGTTGCCAGAAGAAGATCGCCACTCAGATCCTGCAGAAGGGCGCCGATTACCTACTCTCGGTGAAGGAAAATCAGCCAGCCTTGGCAGATGCCTTTGAGGCGGCGTTCCCCATGACCAAGGTGGTCAACTTCGATGGGGATGCCTATGTCACGGATGAAAAGAACCGGGGGCGGCAAGAGACTCGCTACCACATCGTGAGTGAGATTACTGAAGATTTTCAGGAGCTTAGCTACGAGTGGCCAGGCTTAAAAACGGTGGGAGTCGTCATGAGTTTCCGTCAGGAAGGTGACGAAGCCCCAGAGGCTCCGATGATCCGTTACTACATCAGCTCAGCCGAGCTTAGCGCCAAAAAGCTAGCCGAAGCGGCCCGCCAGCATTGGTTCGTGGAAAATAAGCTTCACTGGTCGCTGGACGTCGCTCTCCGTGAGGATGCCTGCAAAATCCATCGCGGACAGGCGGCGGAAAACCTCGCCAGAGTCCGGCATATCGCCTTGAATTACCTGAAAGGGGAGAAGTCTTTCAAGGGCGGAATCCGGCGGAAGCAGAAGAAAGCCGCACTGGATGAGACGTACCTGGCGGACATTCTCGCGGTATGA
- a CDS encoding serine/threonine-protein kinase encodes MSLEQIGKYELIKHLGNGAFGDVYLAHDHALDTQKAIKILNAPDASDAIKKLEEAQILHKCMHKNIVHINEANIYDINSSPHVIIDMEYLPRGSFEDAIKNNSVSIHTTLRIIVDCLFALEHAHINGILHRDVKPANIMLCDFGAKLSDFGLATVLGLQAAGSPQGYTTHLPPEYFVNRNTTELTDVFAVGITLFRACNYISDWNGAIRHFPDPMSLIHSGQLVNSLGFAPFVPLKLKRIINKACASNPTQRYQSAAEFRQAIGRLSPKIDWVPNGQSSFEGVCTRTNASYSIALAPTRSSFNVEFKKNNRKQSSECRSFSNFDDASKYLFGYVSSSLFE; translated from the coding sequence ATGAGTTTAGAACAAATTGGAAAATATGAGCTAATTAAACATCTCGGAAATGGTGCGTTTGGTGATGTGTATCTAGCTCACGATCATGCTCTAGATACACAGAAAGCCATTAAAATTTTAAACGCCCCTGATGCCAGTGATGCAATAAAAAAACTTGAAGAAGCTCAGATTCTTCACAAATGCATGCATAAAAATATTGTTCACATAAACGAAGCCAATATTTATGATATCAACTCATCGCCACATGTGATTATTGATATGGAATATTTGCCTCGAGGAAGTTTTGAGGACGCAATAAAAAACAATTCGGTATCTATACACACAACTTTGAGAATAATTGTCGATTGTCTGTTTGCACTAGAGCATGCGCATATTAATGGGATACTTCATCGTGACGTAAAGCCGGCAAATATCATGCTATGTGATTTCGGTGCTAAGCTATCCGATTTCGGTTTGGCCACGGTTCTTGGATTACAGGCGGCTGGCTCACCCCAAGGCTATACAACACATCTTCCCCCGGAGTATTTTGTAAACCGAAATACAACTGAGCTAACGGACGTGTTCGCAGTTGGTATAACTTTGTTCAGAGCATGTAATTATATTAGTGATTGGAATGGCGCAATTCGACACTTTCCTGATCCAATGTCGCTCATACACTCAGGACAACTCGTAAATTCTTTGGGTTTTGCACCTTTTGTTCCATTGAAGTTAAAAAGGATTATCAATAAAGCTTGTGCGTCTAATCCCACTCAGAGGTATCAGAGCGCAGCAGAGTTTAGACAAGCTATAGGGCGGTTATCTCCAAAAATAGATTGGGTCCCAAATGGTCAAAGCTCGTTTGAAGGTGTTTGTACACGCACGAACGCTTCCTACTCTATTGCTCTCGCTCCAACAAGATCATCCTTTAATGTCGAGTTCAAAAAGAACAATAGAAAGCAAAGTAGTGAATGCAGGTCATTTTCGAATTTTGATGATGCTAGCAAGTACCTGTTTGGTTATGTCTCATCATCTTTGTTTGAGTAG
- a CDS encoding tyrosine-type recombinase/integrase: MDSQRGQLRVAQGKGAKDRMVLLSATLLDRLRAYWRAYRPRTWLFPSALFPDRALHPSAPQKAFTQAKRLAGVERIGGIHSLRHAYATHVLEQGMPVHQLQRLLGHRSIQSTMRYLHWLPGQQGASQGSIDLVAGLEVAHD, translated from the coding sequence ATCGACAGCCAGCGTGGTCAGCTGCGTGTCGCCCAGGGTAAGGGCGCGAAGGATCGCATGGTCCTGCTATCGGCGACCCTGCTCGATCGCTTGCGCGCTTACTGGCGCGCCTACCGGCCAAGGACCTGGCTGTTTCCGAGCGCCTTGTTTCCGGATCGCGCACTGCACCCGAGCGCACCGCAAAAGGCCTTTACCCAGGCCAAGCGCCTGGCCGGGGTCGAGCGCATCGGTGGCATCCACAGCCTGCGCCATGCCTATGCCACGCATGTTCTGGAGCAGGGCATGCCCGTCCATCAGCTCCAACGGCTGTTGGGCCACCGCAGCATCCAGTCGACGATGCGTTACCTGCACTGGCTGCCGGGCCAGCAGGGGGCGAGTCAGGGTTCCATCGATCTGGTGGCCGGTTTGGAGGTGGCCCATGACTGA
- the qacK gene encoding quaternary ammonium compound efflux SMR transporter QacK, producing the protein MKSWLFLTISILGEVVATSALKSSEGFTKLVPSFIVIVGYGIAFYFLSLVLKSIPVGVAYAVWSGLGVVLVTAFAWGLYGQKIDAWGFVGISLIVCGVLVLNLLSKASVH; encoded by the coding sequence ATGAAAAGCTGGTTATTTCTTACTATTTCGATTCTTGGAGAGGTAGTTGCAACATCTGCATTAAAGTCCAGTGAAGGTTTTACGAAGCTCGTACCATCTTTCATCGTAATTGTTGGCTATGGAATTGCATTTTATTTCCTTTCATTGGTCTTGAAGTCTATTCCTGTAGGGGTGGCCTATGCAGTTTGGTCTGGCCTTGGCGTAGTATTAGTCACTGCTTTTGCATGGGGGCTTTACGGGCAAAAGATTGATGCATGGGGTTTCGTGGGTATTAGTTTAATAGTTTGCGGTGTATTGGTTTTAAATTTGCTTTCTAAGGCAAGCGTTCATTAA